Proteins encoded within one genomic window of Christensenellaceae bacterium:
- a CDS encoding DnaJ domain-containing protein: protein MENFYKILGVQQDASTEQIKDAYVTLVTKYHPDIYNGDKAYAEKYTAVLGEAYNTLKDEKKRLEYDKWTLKTFPHQNVHPNPQQQAVKQFVNTKRKTTKLVRILTSPFLYVPIILMFGALIVIVLSSYFI, encoded by the coding sequence ATGGAAAATTTCTATAAAATACTTGGAGTGCAGCAGGATGCAAGCACCGAACAAATAAAGGATGCCTATGTGACGCTGGTCACAAAATATCACCCCGACATATATAACGGCGACAAAGCTTATGCCGAAAAATATACCGCCGTCTTGGGAGAAGCATACAACACCCTGAAAGACGAAAAAAAGCGTCTGGAATATGACAAATGGACACTGAAAACCTTTCCTCATCAAAATGTGCATCCCAATCCTCAGCAGCAGGCAGTAAAACAATTTGTAAACACCAAACGAAAAACCACAAAGCTTGTTAGAATACTCACCTCCCCCTTCCTCTACGTTCCTATAATCCTTATGTTTGGAGCATTAATTGTAATTGTGCTATCAAGTTATTTTATATAA
- a CDS encoding sulfite exporter TauE/SafE family protein: MQQKGKLKDKLKYFIMLLAGLVVGLLNGLFGSGGGMICVPILKRFGLEQKKAQATAMFVILPISIASMIIYITRGGFNFGANIFIITGVILGGIVGAKLLNKMNNNVVGIIFAVLMLAAGIRMVCV; encoded by the coding sequence ATGCAGCAGAAAGGAAAGCTTAAAGATAAACTAAAATATTTTATTATGCTTTTGGCGGGTCTTGTTGTGGGGCTGCTCAACGGGCTTTTTGGCAGCGGAGGGGGCATGATTTGTGTGCCAATTCTCAAAAGATTTGGGCTTGAGCAAAAAAAGGCGCAGGCAACTGCCATGTTTGTGATACTCCCCATAAGTATAGCCAGCATGATTATATATATAACACGCGGAGGATTTAACTTTGGTGCCAACATATTTATAATAACAGGTGTTATTCTGGGCGGAATTGTAGGGGCAAAGCTGCTGAATAAAATGAATAATAACGTTGTAGGTATTATATTTGCCGTTCTTATGCTGGCGGCAGGAATAAGGATGGTGTGTGTGTAA
- a CDS encoding DUF421 domain-containing protein: MFILIARAILIYIVVLIVIRLMGKRQLGEMQPFELVITLIIADLACIPMAEATVPLLHGIVPLLTLVVLHFLMSVLSRKSIRLRNFFNGNPVVVMDPNGIRYKALKALNITLDDLSEGLRNSEYFSFDEIAYAIIETNGKLSILPKSQMAPPKAQDMKVKTDEAHPSMILINDGKLIDNNIQTLGVQKAFIEELLNKNDMKSIKDVLVLTLNNLGVAYLQGKSGPSKTLNTSFKGD; the protein is encoded by the coding sequence ATGTTTATTTTAATTGCACGCGCTATTTTAATATATATAGTTGTTCTTATAGTCATACGTCTTATGGGCAAGCGTCAGCTTGGTGAAATGCAGCCGTTTGAGCTTGTAATCACCCTCATAATAGCCGACCTTGCGTGCATCCCCATGGCCGAGGCAACTGTGCCGCTACTTCACGGTATAGTTCCTCTTCTCACGCTTGTGGTGCTACACTTTTTAATGTCAGTGCTCAGCCGCAAAAGCATACGCCTGCGTAACTTTTTCAACGGCAATCCTGTCGTCGTTATGGACCCAAACGGTATAAGGTATAAAGCACTTAAGGCCCTTAACATAACTCTTGACGATTTGAGCGAAGGTCTGCGCAACAGCGAATATTTTAGTTTTGATGAAATTGCCTACGCCATAATCGAAACCAATGGCAAGCTTAGCATTCTTCCCAAAAGTCAAATGGCCCCACCAAAAGCACAAGATATGAAAGTCAAAACCGATGAAGCTCACCCCAGCATGATATTAATCAACGACGGCAAGCTGATTGACAACAATATACAAACTCTAGGAGTACAAAAAGCATTTATCGAAGAATTGCTGAATAAAAACGATATGAAAAGCATAAAAGACGTGCTGGTGCTCACTCTCAACAACTTGGGAGTTGCATATCTTCAGGGCAAAAGCGGTCCTTCAAAAACCTTAAATACTTCTTTTAAGGGGGATTGA
- a CDS encoding sulfite exporter TauE/SafE family protein: MLIGLIIGFLGGILGGMGMGGGTLLIPLLTLFLGIYQKEAQTISLVTFVCMAGFAIFIHVKNGLVSFKEGVLLTSTGVVSAIFMALLVQKIDGGILKTLFGIFLICIAALEIVTIIKGYIEEKQGRIKH, from the coding sequence ATGCTTATAGGGTTAATTATAGGTTTTTTGGGTGGGATACTTGGTGGTATGGGCATGGGTGGAGGGACGCTGCTCATCCCGCTTTTGACACTATTTTTAGGGATTTATCAAAAAGAGGCGCAGACAATCAGTCTTGTTACCTTTGTATGTATGGCGGGCTTTGCCATTTTTATACATGTCAAAAATGGGCTGGTTTCGTTTAAGGAAGGTGTTTTGCTGACCTCCACGGGTGTGGTTTCGGCCATATTTATGGCGCTGCTGGTGCAAAAAATTGACGGGGGAATTTTAAAAACTTTATTTGGAATTTTTTTGATTTGTATTGCCGCTCTTGAGATAGTAACAATCATAAAGGGTTATATTGAGGAAAAGCAGGGGAGAATAAAACACTGA
- a CDS encoding oligosaccharide flippase family protein: MKKLFKAVAIITVFAGLTRLAGFLFRIYLSRTIGAEGLGIYQIAFSVFLVLETFVSSGLPLVVSKLTSKYQVENNRPAQASAVCAALITGLITSITLVLVLFAAQSLVGRLFTDIRCLNILLTLLPAIVFSSVYAVLRGYLWGQKKFFLVSITEFFEQTVRIMACVILIALIYSTFDGAVAASVSLVISCAFSAALVVILFFKTGGRLKSPKGQTKTVLKSAIPITAVRIASSLLMPIIAIIMPIKLLQSGLSPEQALSQYGIALGMTFPLLYLPSTLTGSLAMALIPDISSDLASKNYNHIAKKIESSLKFSIFVAFLVIPLYIGLGEPIGVFLFNNASAGYYLAYAAWIMLPISINNIAASVLNALGLEVKGFINYIFGAVVLILCIVFLPKYIGILSLVWGMGLCMTLAAILNIRMIRKRITVKINIIKPIVLMGLITVPCALLSKWTFVSFSKIFPMALNLIVAGVLCIIMFALLCMVFGVVDMSSFKIGKHKKHASKLPV; the protein is encoded by the coding sequence ATGAAGAAACTTTTTAAGGCAGTGGCCATAATCACCGTATTTGCGGGGCTCACCCGACTTGCGGGGTTTTTGTTCAGAATATACTTATCGCGTACAATCGGGGCCGAAGGGCTGGGCATATACCAAATTGCCTTTTCGGTATTTTTAGTTTTAGAAACTTTTGTTTCCAGCGGATTACCTCTTGTCGTATCAAAACTTACCTCAAAGTATCAGGTTGAAAATAACCGGCCGGCTCAGGCTTCGGCGGTATGTGCTGCGCTTATAACCGGACTTATCACTTCAATAACGCTGGTGCTGGTGCTCTTTGCCGCACAAAGTCTGGTGGGCAGGCTGTTTACGGATATACGCTGTCTGAATATATTGCTTACACTTCTTCCCGCCATCGTATTTTCAAGCGTATATGCCGTGTTGCGTGGTTATCTATGGGGACAAAAAAAGTTTTTTTTGGTCAGCATCACCGAGTTTTTTGAACAAACTGTACGCATCATGGCCTGTGTAATATTAATTGCTCTTATATACAGCACCTTTGACGGAGCCGTTGCCGCCAGCGTATCGCTTGTAATCTCTTGCGCATTTTCAGCAGCACTAGTTGTAATATTATTCTTTAAAACCGGCGGGCGCCTCAAAAGCCCCAAAGGCCAAACCAAAACCGTGCTTAAAAGCGCCATACCCATAACCGCGGTGAGGATAGCCTCCAGCCTGCTTATGCCCATAATCGCCATAATAATGCCCATAAAGCTCCTTCAAAGCGGCCTAAGCCCTGAACAAGCGCTTTCTCAATATGGTATAGCTCTGGGCATGACCTTTCCGCTGCTATACCTCCCCTCCACACTCACAGGGTCGCTTGCCATGGCGCTTATACCCGACATATCCTCCGACCTTGCCTCCAAAAATTATAATCATATCGCAAAAAAAATAGAAAGCTCGTTAAAGTTTTCTATCTTTGTAGCATTTTTAGTAATTCCGCTATATATAGGTCTGGGCGAGCCAATAGGAGTTTTCCTGTTTAACAACGCATCAGCCGGATATTATCTTGCATATGCCGCGTGGATAATGCTGCCCATCAGCATAAATAATATCGCAGCATCGGTGCTCAATGCTCTTGGTCTGGAGGTCAAAGGTTTTATCAACTATATTTTTGGAGCAGTTGTATTAATACTTTGCATAGTGTTCCTGCCAAAATATATAGGCATTTTGTCACTTGTGTGGGGAATGGGACTTTGCATGACACTTGCCGCAATTTTAAACATAAGAATGATAAGAAAACGAATAACCGTAAAAATAAACATTATAAAGCCTATTGTTTTAATGGGTTTGATTACCGTACCCTGTGCGCTGCTGTCAAAATGGACCTTCGTAAGCTTTAGCAAAATCTTTCCTATGGCGCTGAATCTTATAGTTGCAGGCGTGCTTTGCATAATAATGTTTGCGCTGTTGTGTATGGTTTTCGGGGTGGTCGATATGTCAAGCTTCAAAATCGGCAAACATAAAAAGCACGCCTCAAAACTCCCCGTTTAA
- a CDS encoding N-acetyltransferase, translating into MLEIREVKNRLDLNRFISFPIKLYKGVEYFVPDLAVDEIHKFGKKENEFSDSCKHKCFIAFRDGKIVGRIAGIIQQAHNQKSGAKRVRFSRFDSIDDREVAHSLFWAVEAWAKTEGMEEIHGPLGFNDLDREGMLIKGFDQLCTFEEQYNYDYYPKLVESYGFKKETDWLEYRLFKPKERNLRMKMLAEAVIKRYKLRALTPTNLNKFVKQYSDGFFECINRAYAPLHGVVPIEGKVKKAIINQFKMVLNPNFIIILVDENEKIVAIGFALPNMSDSVNKSKGKLFPFGIFRILKDIKHPKKADLGLIAVVPEYQNKGLNAVMMNFLFETMIKFNLEYCETNLNLEDNSKVQAQWGEFEYIQHKRRRCYTKKIT; encoded by the coding sequence ATGTTAGAGATAAGAGAAGTAAAAAATAGATTAGATTTAAACCGCTTTATTAGTTTTCCTATAAAATTATATAAGGGTGTGGAATATTTTGTGCCCGACCTTGCCGTTGACGAAATTCACAAATTCGGCAAAAAAGAGAATGAATTTTCAGATAGCTGTAAACACAAGTGTTTTATTGCGTTCAGAGACGGAAAAATTGTAGGGCGCATTGCCGGCATAATTCAGCAGGCGCACAACCAAAAATCCGGCGCTAAGCGGGTGAGATTTAGCAGATTTGACAGTATAGACGACCGAGAAGTGGCACACAGTCTTTTTTGGGCGGTTGAGGCTTGGGCAAAAACTGAGGGCATGGAAGAAATACACGGTCCGCTCGGTTTTAATGACCTTGACAGAGAGGGTATGCTTATTAAAGGTTTTGACCAGCTCTGCACATTTGAAGAGCAGTATAATTATGATTATTATCCAAAGCTTGTTGAAAGCTATGGCTTCAAAAAAGAAACTGATTGGCTTGAATACAGATTATTTAAACCTAAAGAAAGAAATCTCAGAATGAAGATGCTTGCTGAGGCGGTTATAAAAAGATATAAACTGAGAGCGCTTACTCCAACCAACTTAAATAAGTTTGTCAAACAATATAGCGATGGCTTTTTTGAATGTATCAATCGGGCGTATGCGCCTCTTCACGGAGTTGTTCCCATCGAAGGCAAAGTTAAAAAAGCTATAATCAATCAGTTTAAAATGGTATTAAATCCGAATTTTATTATTATTTTGGTTGATGAGAACGAAAAAATTGTTGCCATCGGCTTTGCGCTTCCAAACATGTCAGATTCGGTAAATAAAAGTAAAGGAAAACTCTTTCCGTTTGGAATATTCAGAATTCTTAAAGACATTAAGCATCCCAAAAAGGCGGACTTGGGGCTTATTGCAGTTGTGCCCGAATATCAAAATAAAGGACTTAATGCCGTTATGATGAATTTTTTGTTTGAAACAATGATTAAGTTTAACTTAGAGTATTGTGAAACCAACCTTAATCTTGAGGATAACAGTAAGGTGCAAGCGCAGTGGGGCGAATTTGAGTATATCCAACATAAGAGGCGCAGATGTTACACTAAAAAAATAACGTAA
- a CDS encoding LysM peptidoglycan-binding domain-containing protein — MEILESLKDPLIYSVKTNETKESIAKKFGVSIQNINTLGSDDLLCGDKIIIDLKVKQYHIVKPAERLEDISNKYNMSIERLKEINSITQIFVGQRLLISC, encoded by the coding sequence GTGGAAATTTTAGAAAGTTTAAAAGACCCGCTGATATATTCAGTCAAAACAAATGAGACGAAGGAAAGCATTGCTAAAAAATTTGGCGTAAGCATACAAAATATAAATACTTTAGGAAGTGATGACCTTCTGTGCGGTGACAAAATTATAATTGACCTAAAGGTCAAACAATATCATATAGTTAAGCCCGCCGAGCGCCTTGAGGACATATCAAATAAGTATAACATGAGTATTGAAAGACTAAAGGAAATAAATAGCATAACTCAGATTTTTGTAGGTCAACGATTGCTAATCAGTTGCTAA
- a CDS encoding 4Fe-4S binding protein yields MKVDKTKCIGCGGCMGICPVGAITMENGRAKIDPEKCIGCHSCIGVCPVEAIEDKE; encoded by the coding sequence ATGAAAGTAGATAAAACGAAATGCATCGGCTGCGGCGGCTGCATGGGTATTTGTCCTGTAGGAGCTATAACTATGGAAAACGGCAGGGCTAAGATTGACCCCGAAAAATGTATTGGCTGCCACTCCTGCATAGGTGTCTGTCCGGTTGAAGCAATTGAAGACAAGGAGTAA
- a CDS encoding DUF4363 family protein translates to MARIISMIAITVLLIGCGICEELFVRNTVSELNTYAKTLDTFIENNEENLNIPVINEEFDKLKSFWENTEHMLTYIVNFEKIRAIGEAIIKLEGAITQSDFSVAVENIKLIINYSENLNYVMGGDISNIL, encoded by the coding sequence ATGGCCAGAATAATATCCATGATTGCAATTACTGTTTTGCTTATAGGCTGCGGTATTTGCGAAGAACTGTTTGTAAGAAACACTGTTAGCGAATTAAATACCTATGCCAAAACTCTTGATACTTTCATAGAAAACAATGAAGAAAACCTAAATATTCCCGTCATAAACGAAGAATTTGACAAGCTAAAGTCTTTCTGGGAAAATACTGAACATATGCTGACTTATATTGTCAACTTTGAAAAGATACGTGCCATAGGTGAAGCAATCATTAAGCTTGAAGGCGCCATTACTCAAAGTGATTTTTCGGTTGCGGTCGAAAACATAAAGCTTATAATAAATTACAGCGAAAATCTCAATTACGTAATGGGCGGTGATATTTCAAATATTCTCTAG